In the Neomonachus schauinslandi chromosome 13, ASM220157v2, whole genome shotgun sequence genome, one interval contains:
- the RRAGA gene encoding ras-related GTP-binding protein A translates to MPNTAMKKKVLLMGKSGSGKTSMRSIIFANYIARDTRRLGATIDVEHSHVRFLGNLVLNLWDCGGQDTFMENYFTSQRDNIFRNVEVLIYVFDVESRELEKDMHYYQSCLEAILQNSPDAKIFCLVHKMDLVQEDQRDLIFKEREEDLRRLSRPLECACFRTSIWDETLYKAWSSIVYQLIPNVQQLEMNLRNFAQIIEADEVLLFERATFLVISHYQCKEQRDVHRFEKISNIIKQFKLSCSKLAASFQSMEVRNSNFAAFIDIFTSNTYVMVVMSDPSIPSAATLINIRNARKHFEKLERVDGPKHSLLMR, encoded by the coding sequence ATGCCAAATACAGCCATGAAGAAAAAGGTGCTGTTGATGGGGAAGAGCGGGTCGGGGAAGACCAGCATGCGGTCGATTATCTTTGCAAATTATATCGCCCGCGACACCCGGCGCCTGGGTGCCACCATTGATGTGGAGCACTCCCACGTCCGATTCCTGGGCAACCTGGTGCTCAACCTGTGGGACTGTGGCGGTCAGGACACCTTCATGGAAAATTACTTCACCAGCCAGCGGGACAACATCTTCCGGAACGTCGAGGTTTTGATTTACGTGTTTGACGTGGAGAGCCGCGAACTGGAAAAGGACATGCATTATTACCAGTCTTGTCTGGAGGCCATCCTCCAGAACTCTCCCGATGCCAAAATCTTCTGCCTGGTGCACAAAATGGATCTGGTTCAGGAGGATCAGCGTGACCTGATTTTTAAGGAGCGAGAGGAAGACCTGAGGCGTTTGTCTCGCCCACTGGAATGCGCTTGTTTTCGAACCTCCATCTGGGACGAAACGCTCTACAAAGCCTGGTCCAGTATTGTCTATCAGCTGATTCCCAATGTTCAGCAGCTGGAGATGAACCTAAGGAATTTTGCCCAAATTATTGAGGCCGACGAAGTCCTGCTGTTCGAGAGAGCTACATTCTTGGTCATTTCCCATTACCAGTGCAAAGAGCAGCGTGATGTCCACCGGTTTGAGAAGATCAGCAACATCATTAAGCAGTTCAAGCTGAGCTGCAGTAAATTAGCCGCTTCTTTCCAGAGCATGGAAGTTCGGAATTCTAACTTCGCTGCTTTCATCGACATCTTCACATCAAACACGTACGTGATGGTTGTTATGTCGGATCCGTCGATCCCTTCTGCAGCTACTCTGATCAACATCCGCAATGCCAGGAAACACTTTGAGAAGCTGGAGAGAGTGGATGGTCCCAAGCACAGCCTCCTGATGCGTTGA